A single region of the Arthrobacter sp. PAMC25564 genome encodes:
- a CDS encoding SSI family serine proteinase inhibitor, whose amino-acid sequence MRTHSGRPALVLAALLMAAAGLAACTPNGGSAPSPSASTTAPTPTTPSPGTPSPDTETTSPAPSPSAAPLPSGPGQGNAELAIMVKPSETGTPANFTLVCQNGAPAAESQHPSAAAACTALKANPAILSPVPAGKDRVCTQQYGGPQQATVTGIVDGSSVEASFSLRDGCEIAAWNAAKDVLGSSGGAD is encoded by the coding sequence ATGCGCACGCACTCGGGCCGGCCGGCACTTGTTCTGGCGGCCCTCCTGATGGCCGCGGCCGGGTTGGCCGCCTGCACGCCGAACGGCGGGTCCGCACCGTCCCCGTCCGCCAGCACGACGGCGCCCACCCCCACCACCCCGTCGCCCGGAACCCCCTCGCCGGACACTGAGACGACCTCCCCCGCCCCGTCACCCTCGGCGGCCCCGCTGCCGTCCGGCCCCGGACAGGGCAACGCCGAACTCGCCATCATGGTGAAACCCTCCGAGACCGGAACTCCCGCCAACTTCACCCTCGTCTGCCAGAACGGCGCACCGGCCGCCGAAAGCCAGCACCCCAGTGCCGCGGCCGCCTGCACGGCCCTGAAGGCCAACCCGGCCATCCTCAGCCCCGTTCCGGCCGGCAAAGACCGGGTCTGCACCCAGCAGTACGGCGGTCCGCAACAGGCAACCGTCACCGGCATCGTGGACGGCAGCTCGGTGGAGGCCAGCTTCAGCCTGCGCGACGGCTGCGAAATCGCCGCCTGGAATGCCGCCAAGGATGTCCTGGGCTCAAGCGGTGGAGCTGACTAA
- a CDS encoding 3-methyladenine DNA glycosylase, with the protein MSWAQAVELTKLIHLPQDDWLQRQAVYQQRVRRYAEPYLARRSAGQKHPVEDFLFTYYTQKPGQLLRWHPGAGVVLSGPAAAERTSWKHYREADDGELASAGLPAGTAAVTVDVGAFLRDRRDALQFAGIILSGTAARPAQFGCFGLHEWAMVYRQDKFERRHEYLRLRLGPERTDQVVEENRIRCSHFDAFRFYTPDAVPLNSLEPSRENQRAMEQPGCLHANMDLYKWAYKLAPALPSELVMDCFELSWRIRAMDMRASPYELGDWGYPAIRIETPEGKAEYIDHQRGFAAESQELRRRLLRELTRLPQATDPDGQP; encoded by the coding sequence ATGTCCTGGGCTCAAGCGGTGGAGCTGACTAAGCTGATACACCTTCCGCAGGACGACTGGCTGCAACGCCAGGCCGTCTACCAGCAACGCGTCCGGCGCTACGCCGAGCCGTACCTTGCCCGGCGCTCCGCCGGGCAGAAGCACCCGGTGGAGGACTTCCTCTTCACCTACTACACGCAGAAGCCCGGCCAGCTGCTGCGCTGGCACCCTGGCGCCGGCGTCGTGCTCTCCGGCCCGGCCGCGGCAGAGCGGACCAGCTGGAAGCATTACCGCGAAGCCGACGACGGCGAACTCGCCTCCGCCGGGCTGCCGGCGGGCACCGCGGCCGTCACGGTCGACGTCGGGGCCTTCCTGCGCGACCGCCGGGATGCGCTGCAGTTCGCCGGAATCATTCTTTCCGGGACCGCCGCCAGGCCTGCCCAGTTCGGCTGCTTCGGGCTGCACGAGTGGGCCATGGTGTACCGGCAGGACAAGTTCGAGCGGCGGCACGAATACCTCCGGCTCCGGCTCGGCCCGGAACGCACCGACCAGGTGGTGGAAGAGAACCGGATCCGCTGCTCCCACTTCGACGCGTTCCGGTTCTACACCCCGGACGCCGTTCCGCTGAACAGCCTCGAGCCCAGCCGGGAGAACCAGCGGGCCATGGAGCAGCCCGGCTGCCTGCACGCCAATATGGACCTGTACAAGTGGGCCTACAAGCTCGCCCCGGCACTGCCGAGCGAGCTCGTGATGGACTGCTTCGAGCTCTCCTGGCGGATCCGGGCCATGGACATGCGGGCCTCCCCGTATGAGCTGGGCGACTGGGGCTACCCGGCCATCAGGATCGAGACGCCGGAGGGCAAGGCCGAGTACATCGACCACCAGCGGGGATTCGCCGCAGAGTCGCAGGAGCTGCGGCGGCGGCTGCTGCGGGAGCTCACGCGGTTGCCGCAGGCAACGGACCCGGACGGACAGCCATGA
- a CDS encoding DNA polymerase III subunit gamma and tau produces MTVTTALYRRYRPDSFADVIGQEHVTEPLMTALRKNRVNHAYLFSGPRGCGKTTSARILARCLNCAEGPTDTPCGKCPSCIELARGGSGSLDVIEIDAASHGGVDDARDLRERATYAPVRDRYKIFIIDEAHMVTSAGFNALLKIVEEPPEHIKFIFATTEPDKVIGTIRSRTHHYPFRLVPPEPLMAYLELLCNQENVPVAPGVLSLVIRAGGGSVRDSLSVLDQLMAGAGPEGLDYELAVALLGYTHASLLDDVIEAVAASDAATVFRAVDRVIQTGHDPRRFVEDLLERFRDLIIVQAMPESAQSILRGMPADQIARMQNQAHNLGAAELSRAADVTNTALTEMTGATSPRLHLELLCARILLPSAEQTERGIAARIDRVERRLNYAGNDVGAPAAPAPVAPAAVAPVAAQAPATMPPPAPVRPVEPVSAPVARAEEPVREPLTAPRVSTSDWPVDEPAAAGRVPSVPAPAVQAAPPAQASRPAQQVPSRPAQPGPAQPAPAAGSGPDVEVLRRAWPEILQTLSKIKRSTWALVEPNAQVGHFEGQVLTLAFTTPGLAGAFGRADHAENLRQAIHKTIGIDCQINAVAGGANSAASSESNPKAPASRDLPVTSADAAWGLTPEVRPSAAVTGPPAGSGAARLPVQAPPPETTVDQTPVPQSPAAAEPQPAPPTAAPAARPAAHPAEPEGPADPGEPYSYADADWGPPRDEDAPPLDEEPPMDWDPSAPAAPRAAMPTAAPARKKAATPARASAAAAGTPAAQAPDTSEDPWARAVEQAPGIWTVGADSNVGQYTPAGAAPESERTPEPEPPHYEPATAQIPQHGGAASAPTVPAPAPVPTPAAPAAPVPAGRQSLYQRLSNSPEAEAGRAKAPSRATAATTGYVQDIPSADDETIEESGVFGRAAVERILGGKLVEERSLDGSPLPPRF; encoded by the coding sequence GTGACTGTTACTACCGCCCTTTACCGTAGATACCGCCCCGATTCGTTCGCGGACGTCATCGGGCAGGAACACGTCACTGAGCCGCTGATGACGGCTCTGCGCAAGAACCGGGTCAACCACGCGTACCTGTTTTCCGGCCCCCGCGGCTGCGGAAAAACCACCTCCGCCCGCATCCTGGCCCGCTGCCTGAACTGCGCCGAGGGCCCGACCGACACCCCCTGCGGCAAGTGCCCCAGCTGCATCGAACTGGCCCGCGGCGGCTCCGGCTCCCTGGACGTCATCGAGATCGACGCCGCAAGCCACGGCGGCGTGGACGACGCCCGCGATCTGCGCGAACGGGCCACCTATGCCCCGGTCCGCGACCGCTACAAGATCTTCATCATCGACGAAGCCCACATGGTCACCTCCGCCGGCTTCAACGCGCTGCTCAAGATCGTCGAAGAGCCGCCGGAACACATCAAGTTCATCTTCGCCACCACGGAGCCGGACAAGGTCATCGGCACCATCCGCTCCCGCACACACCACTACCCCTTCCGGCTCGTGCCGCCGGAGCCTCTTATGGCCTACCTGGAGCTGCTCTGCAATCAGGAAAACGTGCCGGTAGCCCCCGGTGTGCTGTCGCTGGTCATCCGCGCCGGCGGCGGCTCCGTCCGCGACTCGCTTTCCGTGCTGGACCAACTGATGGCCGGCGCCGGGCCGGAGGGCCTGGACTACGAGCTGGCCGTCGCACTCCTCGGCTACACCCACGCCTCGCTGCTGGACGATGTGATCGAGGCCGTCGCAGCCTCCGACGCCGCCACCGTGTTCCGCGCCGTGGACCGGGTCATCCAGACCGGGCATGATCCCCGCCGCTTCGTGGAAGACCTGCTGGAGCGTTTCCGTGACCTGATCATCGTCCAGGCCATGCCCGAAAGCGCCCAGTCCATCCTCCGCGGCATGCCGGCGGACCAGATCGCGCGGATGCAGAACCAGGCACACAACCTGGGCGCCGCCGAGCTATCCCGCGCCGCAGACGTCACCAACACCGCGCTCACGGAGATGACCGGTGCCACGTCACCGCGGCTGCACCTCGAACTGCTCTGCGCCCGCATCCTGTTGCCCTCCGCTGAGCAGACGGAACGCGGCATCGCTGCCCGGATCGACAGGGTGGAACGCCGCCTGAACTACGCCGGGAACGACGTCGGGGCCCCGGCCGCTCCCGCTCCCGTTGCCCCTGCAGCGGTCGCGCCCGTGGCCGCGCAAGCGCCGGCCACCATGCCGCCCCCCGCACCCGTCCGGCCGGTCGAGCCCGTTTCCGCTCCCGTGGCCCGCGCCGAAGAGCCGGTCCGGGAACCGCTCACGGCACCGCGTGTCAGCACAAGCGACTGGCCCGTGGACGAGCCCGCCGCCGCGGGACGGGTCCCGTCCGTGCCGGCCCCCGCTGTCCAGGCAGCGCCGCCGGCGCAGGCTTCCCGTCCGGCGCAGCAAGTACCGTCCCGCCCCGCCCAGCCCGGGCCGGCACAGCCTGCCCCGGCCGCCGGATCCGGACCCGACGTCGAGGTCCTCCGCCGGGCCTGGCCCGAGATCCTGCAGACACTGTCCAAGATCAAGCGCAGCACGTGGGCGCTGGTGGAACCGAATGCCCAGGTCGGCCATTTCGAAGGCCAGGTCCTGACGCTCGCGTTCACCACCCCGGGGCTCGCCGGCGCCTTCGGCCGGGCGGACCACGCCGAGAACCTGCGGCAGGCGATCCATAAGACGATCGGCATCGACTGCCAGATCAACGCCGTGGCCGGCGGAGCCAACAGCGCGGCGAGCTCTGAGTCAAACCCAAAAGCACCCGCCAGCCGGGACCTCCCGGTAACGTCCGCTGATGCTGCCTGGGGCCTGACGCCGGAAGTCCGGCCGTCCGCAGCCGTGACTGGTCCTCCTGCCGGCTCCGGGGCAGCGCGGTTGCCCGTTCAGGCCCCACCCCCCGAGACGACCGTTGATCAGACCCCTGTGCCGCAGTCGCCGGCCGCTGCAGAGCCGCAGCCGGCACCGCCAACTGCCGCCCCGGCAGCGCGGCCAGCCGCCCATCCGGCGGAGCCGGAGGGACCCGCGGATCCGGGCGAGCCATATTCCTACGCCGATGCCGATTGGGGCCCGCCCCGGGATGAGGATGCCCCGCCGCTGGACGAGGAACCGCCGATGGACTGGGACCCCTCGGCTCCGGCGGCGCCCCGGGCCGCCATGCCGACGGCCGCACCCGCCCGGAAGAAAGCAGCAACTCCGGCACGTGCCTCCGCCGCGGCGGCCGGGACTCCGGCGGCGCAGGCACCGGACACCTCCGAGGACCCCTGGGCACGAGCCGTCGAGCAGGCACCCGGGATCTGGACCGTCGGCGCCGACAGCAATGTGGGTCAGTACACCCCGGCCGGCGCAGCACCGGAGTCGGAGCGCACGCCCGAGCCGGAACCACCGCATTACGAACCGGCAACGGCCCAGATCCCGCAGCATGGCGGGGCCGCGTCCGCGCCCACCGTGCCGGCCCCCGCCCCCGTTCCAACTCCAGCGGCTCCCGCTGCGCCAGTCCCTGCGGGCCGGCAAAGCCTGTACCAGCGGCTGTCCAACAGCCCGGAGGCCGAGGCCGGGCGGGCGAAGGCACCGTCCCGGGCCACGGCCGCGACCACCGGCTATGTCCAGGACATCCCCAGCGCGGATGACGAAACGATCGAGGAATCGGGTGTCTTCGGCCGCGCCGCCGTCGAGCGCATTCTGGGCGGAAAACTGGTCGAAGAGCGGTCCCTGGACGGAAGTCCCCTGCCACCGCGCTTCTAG
- a CDS encoding MarR family transcriptional regulator — protein MPGAPATAAPTPATPADGDLLLEHQLCFALTVASRSVVGAYKPVLDKLGLTHPQYLVMLCLWESSPRSVRDISEALAQEPATISPLLRRLETAGLITRQRREGNERTLDVRLTPSGAALRQQALAVPGTMMARLGLTREQVERLHASMMDLIAATGSATGSATAATPEDAPRR, from the coding sequence ATTCCCGGCGCCCCCGCCACCGCAGCGCCAACGCCTGCGACTCCTGCCGACGGGGATCTCCTGCTGGAACACCAGCTCTGCTTCGCCCTGACCGTGGCCTCCCGGAGCGTGGTCGGAGCCTACAAGCCGGTACTGGACAAGCTCGGCCTGACTCATCCGCAGTACCTGGTCATGCTGTGCCTGTGGGAGTCCAGCCCCCGCTCCGTCCGTGACATCAGCGAGGCCCTCGCGCAGGAGCCCGCGACCATCTCGCCGCTGCTGCGCCGGCTCGAAACGGCCGGCCTCATCACCCGCCAGCGCCGGGAAGGCAACGAGCGCACCCTCGATGTGCGCCTGACCCCCAGCGGCGCAGCACTCCGGCAGCAGGCGCTGGCGGTCCCCGGGACCATGATGGCCCGGCTGGGCCTGACCCGTGAACAGGTGGAACGGCTGCATGCGTCCATGATGGACCTGATCGCCGCCACCGGGTCGGCAACCGGGTCCGCCACCGCGGCCACGCCGGAAGACGCACCCCGGCGGTAG
- the recR gene encoding recombination mediator RecR has product MYEGAVQELIDELGRLPGIGPKSAQRLAFHILEADPQDMKRLVDAITTVKERVKFCTVCGNVTEQELCNICRDPRRDPSIICVVEESKDVLAVERTRSFRGRYHVLGGAINPIAGIGPEQLRIRELLTRLNDGAIQEIIIATDPNLEGEATATYLARMLKSIGIAVTRLASGLPVGGDLEYADEVTLGRAFEGRRNALT; this is encoded by the coding sequence GTGTACGAAGGTGCAGTTCAAGAGCTGATCGACGAGCTCGGACGCCTGCCCGGAATCGGGCCCAAGTCCGCCCAGCGGCTGGCCTTCCACATCCTCGAGGCCGATCCGCAGGACATGAAGCGGCTCGTCGACGCCATCACTACGGTGAAGGAGCGGGTCAAGTTCTGCACGGTCTGCGGCAACGTCACCGAGCAGGAACTGTGCAATATCTGCCGCGACCCGAGGCGGGATCCCTCAATCATCTGCGTCGTCGAGGAGTCCAAGGACGTTCTGGCCGTGGAGCGCACACGGTCCTTCCGCGGCAGGTATCACGTACTGGGCGGTGCGATTAACCCGATCGCGGGCATCGGGCCCGAACAGCTCCGGATCCGCGAACTCCTTACCCGCCTCAATGACGGTGCCATCCAGGAAATCATCATCGCCACCGACCCCAACCTTGAGGGCGAAGCCACGGCCACGTACCTGGCGCGGATGCTCAAGTCGATCGGCATCGCCGTGACCCGGCTGGCATCAGGCCTGCCCGTGGGCGGAGATCTCGAATACGCCGATGAGGTCACCCTGGGCCGCGCCTTCGAAGGCCGCCGGAACGCGCTGACCTGA
- a CDS encoding aspartate kinase: MSLPTTEVQPGPQPQELPVSAAATKHLVVKKFGGSSVADAEGIKRVARRVVDAHNAGDEVVVVVSAMGDTTDELLDLAAQVTDSAPAREMDMLLSAGERISMALLAMAINKFGASAQSFTGSQAGMITDGIHGKARIIDVDPHRIRTALDKGHIAIVAGFQGMSRVTHEITTLGRGGSDTTAVALAAALDADVCEIFTDVDGIYTADPRVVPAARKIDRISSEEMLELAASGAKILHLRCVEYARRFGVPLHVRSSFSQNEGTWVLPSADDKITIQEGVALEQPIISGVAHDRSEAKVTVVGVPDIPGKAAAIFQVIADAHSNIDMIVQNVSTHGTGKTDISFTLPIVEGADALAALRAAQPEIGFENIEYNEKIGKLSLIGAGMRSHPGVSARFFAALSAAGININMISTSEIRISVVTHADLLDDAVRAIHKAFGLDSEDEATVYGGTGR; this comes from the coding sequence ATGAGTTTGCCCACTACCGAAGTCCAGCCCGGACCGCAGCCGCAGGAGCTGCCCGTTTCGGCGGCCGCCACCAAGCACCTCGTAGTGAAGAAGTTCGGCGGCTCCTCCGTGGCGGACGCCGAAGGCATCAAGCGCGTCGCCCGGCGGGTCGTGGATGCCCACAACGCCGGCGACGAGGTCGTCGTCGTTGTCTCCGCGATGGGCGACACCACCGACGAGCTCCTCGACCTCGCGGCCCAGGTGACCGACTCTGCCCCCGCCCGCGAAATGGACATGCTCCTTTCCGCCGGCGAGCGCATCTCCATGGCCCTGCTGGCCATGGCCATCAACAAGTTCGGCGCCTCCGCCCAGTCTTTCACCGGTTCCCAGGCCGGTATGATCACCGACGGCATCCACGGCAAGGCCCGGATCATCGACGTCGACCCGCACCGGATCCGCACGGCGCTGGACAAGGGCCACATCGCGATCGTGGCCGGTTTCCAGGGCATGAGCCGGGTCACCCACGAGATCACCACGCTGGGACGCGGCGGTTCGGACACGACGGCGGTAGCCCTGGCGGCCGCCCTCGACGCCGATGTCTGCGAGATCTTCACCGACGTCGACGGCATCTACACAGCCGATCCGCGCGTTGTTCCTGCCGCACGGAAGATCGACCGCATCTCCAGCGAGGAAATGCTGGAACTGGCCGCGTCCGGCGCCAAGATCCTGCACCTGCGCTGCGTCGAATACGCCCGCCGTTTCGGGGTCCCGCTGCACGTCCGTTCCTCATTCAGCCAGAACGAAGGCACCTGGGTACTGCCCAGCGCCGACGACAAGATCACCATCCAAGAGGGAGTTGCCTTGGAGCAGCCAATCATCTCCGGCGTTGCCCACGATCGTTCCGAAGCCAAGGTCACGGTGGTCGGCGTACCGGACATCCCCGGCAAAGCCGCGGCGATCTTCCAGGTCATCGCGGACGCGCACTCCAACATCGACATGATCGTGCAGAATGTCTCCACCCACGGCACCGGCAAGACGGACATCTCCTTCACGCTGCCGATCGTCGAAGGCGCCGACGCGCTGGCCGCCCTCCGCGCCGCGCAGCCGGAGATCGGCTTCGAGAACATCGAATACAACGAGAAGATCGGCAAGCTGTCCCTGATCGGCGCCGGCATGCGCTCGCACCCGGGCGTTTCGGCACGGTTCTTCGCCGCGCTGTCAGCCGCCGGGATCAACATCAACATGATCTCCACCTCGGAGATCCGCATCTCCGTGGTGACCCACGCCGACCTGCTGGACGATGCCGTGCGTGCCATCCACAAGGCCTTCGGACTGGACAGCGAGGACGAGGCGACGGTCTACGGCGGCACCGGTCGCTAG
- a CDS encoding S8 family serine peptidase, protein MALGLPVLLSTAAIAPASAAPREASPVAGVAQKNLDPSNYKDGRYIVVLAEKPAATYDGGTDGLPATKPESGRKLDANKSEVKKYQAHLEKKQSEVAGQQRVRMQHQFTAAINGFSAKLTADQAIKLAKDPDVLLVAPDTENAPDYSSTDFLKLSGATGSWNTKFGGQDAGGKGVVVGVIDTGYTPSSAFFAGTPVQPLTGDPVVGVPYRTADGKISMLKADGGTFTGDCQAGEGFDGTACNSKVLSARYFANEFQSYVAAADRAPEELLSPVDVASHGTHTASTAAGNANVEAEVDGRSFGLTSGIAPAAKLSIYKVCWEANDPNSGGCYSSAAIQAVDQAILDGVDVLNYSISGATSTTTDPVSLAFLSAASAGIFVAVSAGNSGPAAGTVNHGAPWLTTVAATSFSQELQGTVEFSDGSKYRGASIMNSQVTNAGVVLAANAAAAAGNPDAALCGPDTLDAAKTAGKVVVCDRGVFDRVAKSAEVKRGGGVGMILVNLSDSSLDTDKHSVPTVHLNPPATEAIKAKVTADPAITVSLVDKDTTGLALEAQPQIAGFSSRGPLLAAGSDLLKPDVSAPGVAVLAGVSPIGTGGDNFGFLSGTSMASPHVAGFGALVLGKNPNWSPAAVKSAMMTTAGDVRNADGTRNGDVFATGAGQVDPARVLDPGLVYDAGTDDYLAFIQGTGMDLGIPGIGTTKPRDMNVPSFALGNLAGKIEVTRTVTALTPGVYKATVDVPGVKVSVTPAVLNFSSAGEKRTFKVSFENQGAPLGQFATGALTWQGANKKVSSPVAVRPQSIVAASDVAFSSEGGTGSGDIRLLSGTDSPITMALDGLSKADSTGVALVPGPLNFVTDASNLVKTVQVPADRQLAKFSVLSSDPNADFDLYVMTPEGPLTAATTSASESVSIPNPAPGEYTIYANLSASPQGRATKASVDAAVLGANMGNATLTPNPLRLANGKSGKATLDWKGLAAGSYLGRVTFAGASDPSFVSVLVTPAGVVVVPPTSEDQDSNDGPGDEGDNANHDGKDKKDKKDKGKKVKKEKAKIQNGDHGKAPDNAI, encoded by the coding sequence CTGGCCCTGGGCTTGCCGGTTCTCTTGTCAACAGCCGCCATCGCGCCCGCCAGCGCCGCACCCCGGGAGGCATCGCCCGTTGCCGGAGTTGCGCAGAAGAATCTGGATCCGAGCAACTATAAGGACGGCCGCTACATTGTGGTCCTGGCTGAAAAACCGGCGGCCACGTATGACGGCGGCACGGACGGCCTGCCGGCCACCAAGCCGGAGTCCGGCCGGAAGCTGGACGCCAACAAGTCCGAGGTGAAGAAGTACCAGGCCCACCTCGAGAAGAAGCAGTCCGAGGTCGCCGGACAGCAGCGCGTCAGGATGCAGCACCAGTTCACCGCGGCCATCAACGGCTTCAGCGCCAAGCTGACGGCAGACCAGGCCATCAAGCTGGCCAAGGACCCCGACGTCCTGCTCGTTGCACCGGATACCGAAAACGCGCCCGACTATTCCAGCACCGATTTCCTCAAGCTCAGCGGCGCCACCGGCAGCTGGAACACCAAGTTCGGCGGCCAGGATGCGGGCGGCAAGGGCGTCGTCGTCGGCGTCATCGACACCGGCTACACCCCGTCCAGCGCCTTCTTTGCCGGTACGCCGGTCCAGCCCCTTACCGGAGACCCCGTCGTCGGGGTGCCGTACCGCACCGCTGACGGCAAGATCTCAATGCTCAAGGCCGACGGCGGCACCTTCACCGGTGATTGCCAGGCCGGCGAGGGGTTCGACGGCACTGCCTGTAACTCCAAGGTCCTCAGCGCCCGCTACTTCGCCAATGAATTCCAGTCTTACGTCGCTGCCGCCGACCGTGCGCCGGAAGAACTGCTCTCCCCGGTCGACGTCGCCAGCCACGGCACGCACACGGCCAGCACTGCCGCCGGAAACGCCAATGTCGAGGCAGAAGTGGACGGCCGCAGCTTCGGCCTGACCAGCGGCATCGCCCCGGCCGCGAAGCTCTCCATCTACAAGGTCTGCTGGGAAGCCAACGATCCCAACTCGGGCGGCTGCTACTCCTCCGCCGCGATCCAGGCCGTCGACCAGGCCATCCTGGACGGCGTGGACGTCCTGAACTACTCCATCTCCGGCGCGACATCGACGACCACCGATCCGGTCTCGCTGGCCTTCCTGTCCGCAGCCTCGGCCGGCATCTTCGTGGCAGTCTCGGCCGGCAACTCCGGTCCGGCGGCCGGCACGGTCAACCACGGCGCGCCGTGGCTGACCACCGTCGCGGCCACCAGTTTCTCGCAGGAGCTGCAGGGAACCGTTGAATTCTCCGACGGCAGCAAGTACCGCGGCGCCAGCATCATGAACAGCCAGGTTACGAACGCCGGAGTCGTGCTGGCCGCCAACGCGGCTGCCGCGGCCGGGAACCCGGATGCCGCGCTGTGCGGCCCGGACACCCTTGACGCGGCAAAAACCGCCGGCAAGGTCGTGGTCTGCGACCGCGGCGTCTTTGACCGCGTCGCCAAGAGCGCGGAGGTCAAGCGCGGCGGCGGCGTCGGCATGATCCTGGTGAACCTGAGCGACTCCTCGCTGGACACGGACAAACACTCCGTCCCCACTGTCCACCTGAACCCCCCGGCCACCGAGGCCATCAAGGCCAAGGTCACCGCCGACCCGGCCATCACGGTTTCCCTGGTCGACAAGGACACCACCGGCCTGGCCCTCGAGGCGCAGCCGCAGATCGCCGGATTCTCTTCCCGCGGGCCGCTGCTGGCCGCCGGATCCGACCTGCTGAAGCCTGACGTTTCCGCTCCGGGCGTTGCTGTCCTGGCCGGAGTTTCACCGATCGGCACCGGCGGGGACAACTTCGGCTTCCTCTCCGGCACCTCGATGGCATCACCCCACGTTGCCGGCTTCGGCGCGCTGGTCCTCGGCAAGAACCCGAACTGGTCACCGGCCGCGGTGAAGTCCGCCATGATGACAACCGCCGGCGACGTCAGGAACGCCGACGGGACCAGGAATGGTGATGTCTTCGCCACCGGGGCGGGCCAGGTGGACCCGGCCCGTGTGCTGGATCCGGGCCTCGTGTACGACGCGGGCACAGACGACTACCTGGCCTTCATCCAAGGCACCGGAATGGATCTGGGTATCCCGGGGATCGGGACCACCAAGCCGCGCGACATGAATGTGCCATCCTTCGCCTTGGGCAACCTGGCCGGAAAGATCGAGGTCACCCGAACGGTGACCGCCTTGACCCCGGGGGTCTACAAGGCCACGGTGGATGTTCCGGGCGTGAAGGTCAGTGTGACCCCGGCCGTGCTGAACTTCAGCTCGGCCGGTGAGAAGCGCACGTTCAAAGTCTCCTTCGAGAACCAGGGCGCACCCCTGGGACAGTTCGCGACGGGGGCATTGACCTGGCAGGGCGCCAACAAGAAGGTTTCCTCGCCGGTCGCGGTCCGTCCGCAGTCCATCGTGGCGGCCAGCGATGTGGCCTTCAGTTCCGAAGGCGGCACCGGCTCCGGAGACATCAGGCTCCTCTCCGGTACCGACTCGCCCATCACCATGGCCCTCGATGGCCTCTCCAAGGCGGACTCCACGGGCGTGGCACTCGTCCCGGGACCCCTTAACTTCGTCACGGATGCCTCGAACCTCGTCAAGACGGTCCAGGTTCCGGCCGACCGTCAGCTGGCGAAGTTCTCGGTCCTGTCCTCCGACCCGAATGCCGACTTCGACTTGTATGTGATGACCCCCGAGGGTCCGCTCACCGCCGCGACGACGTCCGCCAGCGAGTCGGTGTCCATTCCGAACCCCGCGCCGGGCGAGTACACGATCTACGCGAACTTGTCTGCCAGTCCGCAGGGCAGAGCCACCAAGGCATCCGTTGATGCGGCCGTACTGGGCGCAAACATGGGCAATGCCACGCTCACACCGAACCCGCTCCGGCTCGCCAACGGCAAGTCCGGCAAGGCCACCCTGGACTGGAAGGGGCTGGCTGCCGGCTCCTACCTCGGCCGCGTGACGTTTGCCGGAGCAAGTGATCCGAGCTTCGTCAGCGTCCTGGTGACCCCGGCAGGCGTCGTGGTGGTTCCGCCGACGTCGGAGGACCAGGACAGCAACGACGGACCCGGTGACGAGGGCGACAACGCCAACCATGACGGCAAGGACAAGAAGGACAAGAAGGACAAGGGTAAGAAGGTGAAGAAGGAGAAGGCCAAGATCCAGAACGGGGATCATGGCAAGGCTCCGGACAACGCCATCTAG
- the purS gene encoding phosphoribosylformylglycinamidine synthase subunit PurS, whose translation MPRIVVDVMPKPEILDPQGKAIVGALPRLGFTAFSSVRQGKRFELTVDGEVTEEILAQARDAAETLLSNPVIEDVVNVEVVEA comes from the coding sequence ATGCCCCGGATCGTTGTCGATGTCATGCCCAAGCCCGAGATTCTGGACCCGCAGGGGAAGGCCATCGTGGGTGCACTCCCCCGGCTCGGCTTCACCGCCTTCAGCTCTGTCCGTCAGGGAAAGCGCTTTGAACTCACGGTCGACGGCGAGGTGACGGAGGAAATCCTGGCCCAGGCCCGGGACGCCGCGGAGACCCTGCTGTCCAACCCGGTGATCGAGGACGTCGTCAACGTCGAGGTCGTCGAGGCCTGA
- a CDS encoding serine protease inhibitor yields the protein MTAPPDLRRQHDVELTIRLTEAPGAPEYTFRLEATDGAVAASSTLPDPAGALAALRQHGEEIFFPKPGPPKLCTQQYGGPQTAVVTGWFLGREVHSSFSRTDGCEISRWRAMAPLLGGVSGSSGAV from the coding sequence ATGACGGCACCCCCGGACCTGCGCCGACAGCACGACGTCGAGCTCACCATCCGCCTGACAGAGGCTCCGGGAGCCCCCGAATACACCTTCCGGCTCGAGGCCACGGACGGCGCCGTGGCCGCCTCATCCACCCTGCCGGATCCCGCCGGGGCCTTGGCAGCCCTGCGCCAGCATGGCGAGGAGATCTTCTTCCCCAAACCGGGGCCACCGAAACTCTGCACGCAGCAGTATGGCGGTCCGCAGACTGCCGTCGTGACGGGTTGGTTCCTGGGCCGCGAAGTGCACAGCAGCTTCAGCCGCACCGATGGCTGCGAGATCTCCCGCTGGCGGGCCATGGCCCCGTTGCTGGGCGGGGTGTCCGGATCCAGCGGCGCGGTCTGA